In Xenopus tropicalis strain Nigerian chromosome 5, UCB_Xtro_10.0, whole genome shotgun sequence, one genomic interval encodes:
- the saysd1 gene encoding SAYSvFN domain-containing protein 1 has translation MSQSLPWKGLTKSPPHFCFYFSIGFSVLRYKPICHFLTAHRRIQPITCSLQADWLRDCWEMEQKLAEFRARRAKVTPETDTRGRCETRSSVGRVRAHTQAVLGKLQGLCERWKPKWGQGTPEAPTGTSGIQAPHEGSSSPASGGATEPSCYSLWTVTLLLKFLLWLVLLGLFVELEFGLAYFVLSLFYWLYEGTRGPGARRKGEKSAYSVFNPGCEAIEGTLTAEQFERELQYRPMAGL, from the exons ATGAGCCAATCGCTTCCCTGGAAAGGTCTCACTAAATCCCCGCCTCACTTCTGCTTCTACTTCTCCATTGGCTTCTCTGTTCTACGTTATAAGCCGATTTGCCACTTTCTTACCGCCCACCGACGCATCCAGCCAATCACATGCAGCCTCCAA GCTGATTGGCTGCGGGACTGTTGGGAGATGGAACAGAAATTGGCTGAATTCCGAGCCAGGAGAGCGAAAGTTACTCCGGAGACTGACACCAGGGGGCGCTGTGAGACAAGAAGCTCAGTGGGGAGAGTCAGAGCCCACACACAGGCGGTGTTAGGGAAACTTCAGGGACTGTGTGAGAGATGGAAACCCAAATGGGGACAGGGGACCCCTGAAGCACCGACAGGCACCAGCGGGATACAG GCCCCCCATGAGGGGAGCAGTAGCCCAGCGAGTGGGGGCGCTACAGAGCCTTCCTGCTATTCCCTATGGACAGTCACCCTGCTGCTGAAGTTCCTATTGTGGCTGGTTCTGCTCGGCCTGTTTGTAGAACTGGAATTCGGCCTGGCCTACTTTGTCCTCTCCCTGTTTTATTGGCTGTACGAAGGCACCCGGGGGCCCGGGGCCCGAAGGAAAGGAGAGAAAAGCGCGTATTCCGTCTTCAACCCGGGCTGTGAAGCGATAGAGGGAACGCTGACGGCCGAGCAGTTTGAGAGGGAACTGCAGTACCGACCAATGGCTGGGCTGTAG